In Streptomyces sp. HUAS ZL42, the DNA window TGCTGCACGACTCCAAGTCGGTGCTCACCGACCAGCTGGAGGCCGTGGAGCGCGCGTCCGCCAGTCGCGGCCAGGAGGGTCCCGACCTCGCGCTGCTGACGGACGGCCTGCGTGCCGAGCGCGAGCAGGGCATCACCATCGACGTGGCCTACCGCTACTTCGCGACCGCGCGCCGCCGGTTCATCCTGGCCGACACGCCGGGCCATGTGCAGTACACACGGAACATGGTCACCGGCGCGTCGACGGCCGAGCTGACGGTGATCCTGGTGGACGCCCGCAACGGCGTCGTCGAGCAGACCCGCCGGCACGCCGCGATCGCCGCGCTGCTGCGGGTGCCGCACGTGGTGCTCGCCGTCAACAAGATGGACCTGGTCGACTACCAGGAGTCCGTGTTCGCCGCGATCGCCGAGGAGTTCACGGCGTACGCGATCGAACTGGGCGTCCCCGAGGTCACCGCGATCCCGATCTCCGCGCTCGCCGGCGACAACGTCGTGGAGCCGTCCGCGAACATGGACTGGTACGGCGGTCCCACGGTGCTCGAGCACCTGGAGACGGTCCCGGTCACGCACGACCTGAGCCACTGCCACGCCCGGCTGCCCGTGCAGTACGTGATCCGGCCGCAGAGCGCCGAGCACCCGGACTACCGGGGGTACGCGGGCCAGATCGCGGCCGGTTCCTTCCGGGTCGGCGAGCAGGTCATGGTCCTGCCGTCCGGCCGTACGACGAAGATCTCCGGCATCGATCTGCTCGGCAAGCCGGTCGACGTCGCCTGGACCACGCAGTCGGTGACCGTCCTGCTGGAGGACGACATCGACATCTCGCGCGGCGACCTCATCGTGCCCAGCAAGGACGCCCCGGCGACCACGCAGGACATCGAGGCGACGGTCTGCCATGTGGCCGACCAGCCGCTGACCGTCGGTCACCGGGTGCTGCTCAAGCACGGCACCCGCACGGTCAAGGCGATCGTGAAGGACATCCCGTCCCGTCTCACGCTCGACGACCTGTCCCTGCACCCGCATCCGGGACAGCTCGTCGCCAACGACATCGGCCGGGTGAAGATCCGCACCGCCGAGCCGCTGCCGGTCGACTCCTACGCCGACTCGCGCCGCACCGGCTCGTTCATCCTGATCGACCCGGCCGACGGCACCACGCTCACCGCGGGCATGGTCGGCGAGTCGTTCGCGTCCCCGGAGCCCGTCAAGGACGAGGCCGAGGACGACGGGTGGGACTTCTGACATGAACTCCACCGACTACTACGCGACGTTCGCGAAGGAGGGCGGCCGTGTCGGCTGGGGGTCCCCCCGGACGAAGTCTGGGGGAGGCGCCCTCGGCAGCGGGCAGGGCGGAGTGCCGCGATGTGTGCGCTGACGTACGCGCACTGCCTGCGCGCCCTCGCCCCCCACCGCCGTAGACGAAGACCTGCCGACCTCCCGGCCACGACCTGAAAAGACCGTGACCGCCGGGCCAACGAGAGGAAAGCCTCCCGTGCCTGCCACTCCCGTCCTGCGCCGCACCTTCGCGGTCGTCGCCGCGCTCCCTGTGCTGACGCTCGCCGCCTGCGGCTACGGCTCAAAGGCCGACGACGGCTCGGCCGCCCACAAGGTCGCCGCCGGAGCCCAGAAGATCGACGGTCTCGACTCCGTCAAGATCGGCTACTTCGGCAACCTGACCCACGGCACCGCGCTCGTCGGCGTGAACAAGGGCTATTTCCAGAAGGCGCTCGGCGCGACCGAGGCGAAGTACCAGGTCTTCAACGCCGGTCCCTCGGAGATCGAGGCGCTGAACTCCGGGTCCATCGACATCGGCTGGATCGGCCCGTCCCCGGCGATCAACGGCTACACCAAGTCCGACGGCAAGAGCCTGCGCATCATCGGCGGTTCGGCGTCCGGCGGTGTGAAGCTCGTCGTCAACCCGAAGAAGATCAAGACCCTGGCGGACGTCAAGGGCAAGAAGATCGCCACCCCGCAGCTCGGCAACACGCAGGACGTGGCGTTCCTCAACTGGATCGCGGAGCAGGGCTGGAAGGTCGACGCGGAGAGCGGCAAGGGCGACGTGTCGGTGGTCCGCACCGACAACAAGGTCACCCCGGACGCCTACAAGTCCGGTTCCGTCGACGGCGCCTGGGTGCCGGAGCCGACCGCGTCCAAGCTGGTCGCCGAGGGCGCGAAGGTGCTGCTCGACGAGGCCTCCCTGTGGCCCGACAAGAAGTTCGTGATCACGAACATCATCGTGTCGCAGAAGTTCCTCACGGAGCACCCGAAGGCCGTCCAGGCCGTGCTGAAGGCCTCGGCCGAGACCAACAAGTGGATCAACGCCAACCCGGACGAGGCGAAGGCCGCGGCGAACGCGCAGCTGAAGACCGACTCGGGCAAGGCCCTGCCGGCCGAGGTCCTGGACCCGGCGTGGAAGTCCATCCAGTTCACCGACGACCCGCTGGCCTCCACCCTCAACACCGAGGCGGAGCACGCCGTCAAGGCGGGTCTGCTCGAGAACCCGAAGCTGGACGGCATCTACGACCTGACGATCCTGAACAAGGTCCTGAAGGCCGCGGGCGAAGGCACCGTCGACGACGCCGGTCTCGGCGTCGAGTAACCCCGAATCCCGAGAGTTCCCAGGAGGTGACGACCATGGCAACCGCCCTCGCCAAGGCCGCCGAAGGCGCTGCGTCGGTGGAGCACGCCGCACGTATCGAGCATGTCTCGAAGTCCTTCGCCGGGCCCGCCGGGCAGCAGCTCGTCCTCGACGACATCACGCTGGATGTCGCGCCGGGCGAGTTCGTCACCCTCCTGGGGGCCTCGGGCTGTGGCAAGTCCACCCTGCTGAACCTGGTGGCGGGCCTCGACAGGCCCACCACGGGCACCATCAGCACCAACGGGCGTCCGGCCCTGATGTTCCAGGAGCACGCCCTCTTCCCGTGGCTGACCGCGGGCAAGAACATCGAACTCGCCCTGAAGCTCAGGGGAGTTCCGAAGAACGAACGGCGCGGCCGCGCCGAGGAACTGCTCGAGCTGGTCCGGCTGAAGGGGTCGTACGGCAAGCGGGTGCACGAGCTGTCCGGCGGTATGCGGCAGCGTGTGGCGCTGGCCCGCGCGCTCGCCCAGGACAGCCGGCTGCTGCTGATGGACGAGCCGTTCGCCGCGCTCGACGCCATCACCCGGGACGTGCTGCACGACGAGCTGACCCGGATCTGGGAGGAGACGGGCCTGTCGGTCCTCTTCGTCACGCACAACGTGCGCGAGGCCGTGCGGCTCGCCCAGCGCGTCGTACTGCTGTCCTCCCGGCCGGGCCGCGTGGCGCGCGAGTGGACGGTGGACATACCGCAGCCGCGCCGCATCGAGGCCGCCCCGGTGGCCGCACTCTCGCTCGAGATCACCGATGTACTGCGTGGGGAGATCCGCCGTCATGGCCAGCACTGAGACCACCGGCACGACGGCGGACGCGCCCGCCAAGGACAGCGCCGGACTTGACGGCCTGGAGGCGGGCCTCGACGCGCTGGAGACCTCGACCACGGGCCGTACGCCCTTCCATGTGACCTTCCGGACCAAGATCCTGCCGCCGATCGTCGCCGTCGCCGTGGTGCTGGTCGTCTGGCAGGCGCTGATCTCGCTGAAGGTCGTCGACGACCCGACGAAGCTGCCCTCGCCCGCCGACGTGGGGAACGAGTTCAGGGACGCCTGGCTGGAGGGCAAGTTCTTCGGCTACATCTGGACCAGCATCTCGCGCGGTCTGCTCGGCTTCCTGTTCGCGCTCGCCATCGGCACCCCGCTGGGGCTGCTGGTGGCCCGCGTGAAGTTCGTGCGCGCGGCCATCGGCCCGATCCTGTCCGGTCTGCAGTCGCTGCCGTCGGTGGCGTGGGTGCCGCCGGCCGTGATCTGGCTGGGCCTGAACAACTCGATGATGTACGCGGTGATCCTGCTCGGCGCGGTCCCGTCCATCGCCAACGGTCTGGTCTCCGGCATCGACCAGGTGCCGCCGCTGTTCCTGCGGGCGGGCCGCACGATGGGCGCGACGGGCCTGAAGGGCGCCTGGCACATCGTGATGCCGGCCGCGCTGCCGGGCTACCTGGCCGGTCTGAAGCAGGGCTGGGCCTTCTCCTGGCGCTCGCTGATGGCGGCGGAGATCATCGCCTCCTCGCCCGACCTGGGCATCGGCCTGGGCGCGCTCCTCGAGAACGGACGCAACGCCAGTTCCATGGCCATGGTGTTCGAGGCCATCATCCTGATCCTGTTCGTCGGCATCGCGATCGACCTGCTGATCTTCAGCCCGCTGGAGCGGTGGGTGCTGCGCAGCCGCGGACTGCTGGTGAAGGGCTGACCGTTCATGCACAGGAAGCCGGTTCTCCTCGTCATCGCCCATGGCAGCCGCGATCCGCGGCACGCCGCGACCGTGCACGCCCTCGTACGGCGGGTGCGGTCGCTGCGGCCGGGGCTGCGCGTGGAGACCGGTTTCCTGGACTTCAACGTCCCGTCCGTGCACGGGATGCTGGAGTCGCTGGCGGCGGAGGGTGTGCGGGACGTCGTGGCCCTTCCGCTGCTTCTCACGCGCGCGTTCCACGCGAAGGCGGACATCCCGGCGGTCCTGCGGGACGCGCCGCCGCAGCTGCGGATCACGCAGGCGGAGGTGCTCGGCCCGTCGCCGCTGCTGCTGAGCGCGCTGGAACGGCGCCTGTACGAGGCGGGCCTGACGCCCGCGGACAAGTCCTCGACCGGGGTCGTGCTGGCCTCGGCGGGGTCCACCGACCCGGAGGCGATCGCAGTGATCGCCGACATCGCGCGGGAGTGGTGGCACACCGGTTGGTGCGCCGTGCGACCTGCGTTCGCCTCCGCCGCGGGGTTCCCCCGCACCGAGGACGCGGTCCGCGAACTGCGGGCCATGGGCTGCCCGAAGGTCGCGGTCGCGCCGTACGTCCTCGCCCCCGGCTTCCTCCCCGACCGCATCGCGCGGGGCGCGGCCGACGCGGACGTCCTGGCCGAGGTGCTCGGCCCGTCGCCGGAGGTGGCGCGGGTACTGCTGGAGCGGTACGACGCTGCCCGGATGCCGGTGCCGGCGGCGCTCGGCGCCTGATCCAGGGCTTGTCCGGCGGATCAAGTCGCAGAAAAGCAGCAGTGCCTCATCAGCGCGGGTGAGCGGGGTGTGGTGCGTCCAGGGGCAAGGCGGACGAGGCTGTGACATCAGCGCTGCCGCGGCGGGCGACGCGAGGAGGGCGTGCCACGTCCCGCGTCTGCGGCGTGATCCGCAGGACAGGCCCTGACGGCACAGCTGCTCGCGGTGACGTGCGCGGTGTACGCGCTGTCCGCGGGCCTCTCCCCCGTGGGGGCGGTGCTCGCGCTGAGGGTCGGCGCGGTGGTGCAGGTGTTCGCCGAGGTGCTGTCCGCGGCCGGTGGCTGGACCCTCGGCTACGAACTCGCCGACGCCCGCGCCCACGGGGTGTACCAGGGCGTCTTCGGCGCCGGCACGTCCGCGGGGATGATGGCGGGCCCGGCGCTGGTCACGGTGACGGCGGTGCAGCACGGCACGTACGGCTGGGCGGCCCTCGGCGGTCTGGCCGGGCGTCCTGCCGTGCGCTGGGCGCGGCGGGACGGGGACTGGCGGGGTGAGCCCGCCTGACCCCGGCGGACAGACCCTAGGGCCTGTCCGGCGGATCATGCCGCAGACGCGGGGCGTGGCACGCCCCGCTCACCCGCGCTGATCAGTCGCCGCTGCTTCTCTGCGACCTGATCCGCCGGACAGACCCTAGGCGAAGGACAGGCCGCCGGTACGGGTCCGCTTCAGCTCGAAGAAGTCGGGATGACCGGCCAGAGCACGGAAACTGTCGAAGAGTCCGGCCGCCTCCGCCCCGCGCGGGATCGCTCGCAGTACCGGGCCGAACCACACCGTTCCGTCCACATGAAGGGTCGGCGTCCCCACATAGCCGCCCGAGTCCGGTTCCGCCCCTGCCTCGTGGCTGCGGCGCACGGCCTCGTCGTACGACGGGTCGTGCGCGGCGGCGGCCAGGTCGGCAGGGAGGCCGAGTTCGGCCAGCGACTCGGCGACCACCGCGTCGAAGTCCTCCGCCCTGCTCTCGTGGATGCGGGTGCCGAACGCGGTGTAGAGGTCGCGCAGCACCTTCTCGCCGTGCCGCTCGGCGGCCGCCACCGCCACGCGCACCGGGCCGATCGACTTGTCGACCAATTCCCGGTACCAGTCGGGGAGTTCGTTGCCGATGTTGTGCAGGTAAAGGCTCATCGCGTGGAAGCGGAGGTCGAGCGGGCGCTCCCGTTCGACCTCGAGGAGCCAGCGGGAGGTGATCCAGGCGAAGGGGCAGGCGGGGTCGAAGAAGAAGTCGACGCGGGTGGGCGAGGCGTTGGTCATGCCGTCGACGCTAGTGGCCGATTGGGCCAGGGTCCCGGCCCAATCGGCCACTGTTTCAGTGGTCCACCTGGGCCCGCTGCCGGGGATCTCGCCCGCTCGCCGCCAGGGCCCGCTCGAACACGGGCGCGTCGTCCGGCACCGGCACCGGGTCGGCGAAGCCGTCGTACTGGCGGTAGAGGTCGCCGTGCGTCTCGACCACGTCGAGGACGAGCCGGGCCGCGGCCTCGGAGACGCGGATCTCCTGGCCGGTGGCGGTGGCGACGTCCCAGCCGTGCACCGCCATCTCCTTGATGATCATCGAGGCGAGTTCGGCGGCGGGCATGCTCGCCATCCCGAGGTCCACCTCGCCCTCCCACACCGCGGGCTCCGCCCACGCCGCGACCGCGCGGTCCAGCTGGGCGGCGTAGGCATCGGCCCAGTCCGGGTCGGCGGTGAAGTCGCGGGCGGTCAGCTCCTCGGGGAGCTGCTTGCGCAGGGCGCGGTGCTCCAGGCCGTGGGAGGTGTAGAGGACCCAGTGGTTGACCATGGTGCGGACGTCCCAGGCCGGGCAGTGGGTCGGGTCGTCGAGCTGCGCCGCCGTGATGCCGCGTGCGACGCGGGCCGCCTCGGCGGCGCATTCGATCATGTACGGGTACAGGTCGTCCTTCTTCATGCGCCTCACGCTAGGGACGACGCCCCGAGGGTTCTTGAACAAACGCGACAGCGGCGCCGGTACGCCGTGCGGGCGCCCCAGGAGGGCGATCTCGCCGTTGGGGTTGACCTTGCCCCTGGGGCAGGGCCGAGGGTCCGGGGCATGGAGGACTTCTACCTGAAGCAGACGCCCTACAGCGACCCGGGTGACCTCGCCACGAGCACGTTGCCGCGTGACCCGGGGGAACTCGCAGGGCTGGTAAGGGATCTGATCATCCATCGGGGCGAGGGAGGGCGTTTCGGCTGCACCGTCCCGGTGCAACGGCTGCACGAGGACGCCGAGTCGCGGTACGTGACCGGGATCCTGCGGATCCTGCGGGAGCGTGGGAACGGCAAGCCGCTCACCGAACGGCGGGCTCCAAAGGAGCGGTTCGTGGGTACGTGCCGGGACTTCGCGTTGCTGCACTGCTCGCTGCTGCGGGCCACGGGGACGGCCGCGCGGATCCGTTGCGGATTCGCCACGTACTTCGACGAGGACTTCCACGCCGACCACTGGGTCACCGAGTACCGTCTTCCGGACGGCCGTTGGACACTGACCGACCCGCAGGTCCACCACGAGTACGACGTGCCCTTCGATCCCATGGACGTGCCGCGCGAGCGGTTCCTCGTGGCCGCTGAGGCCTGGCGGGCCTGCCGCGCGGGACGGGCCGACCCTCGGGCGTTCGGCGTGCGCGACCTCAACGGGATCCAGGGGCTGTCGTACGTGGGCCTCTGGTTCGTCCGTGCCGGCGTCGGGCGCGACCTGGCCGCCCTGAACGGCGTGGAGCTCCTCCCCTGGGACACCTGGGGCCCGGAGATCATGAATGACGCCTCCCTCGGCGAGGACGACCTGGCGCTCGTCGACGCGGTCGCCGCCGCCGGCTCCGAGGAGGAGCTGCGGCGGCTGTACGAAGACCCGCGGCTGACCGTGCCGCAGGTGATCACGTCGTACACCACCTACGGCGGAGTACGGAAGGTCACCCTGCGGGAGCCGTCAGCTCCACGAGCTTGACGACGGTGTTCCAGTTGCGGGTGGTGGCGATCAGGCCCTTGTTGATGCGGGGCTTGGACAGGTGCTCGGCGAGCTTGGAACGGCCGAGGCCGTCCGGGGCGTACAGGTAGAGGGCTCGGTCGCCGAGGCGGAACTCCTCGGGTAGGTAGGCGGCCGGGTCGATCTCCGCGAAGCGCTCCGCGCCGACCGGCGCGGAGAAGTACGTGACGTGGACCTGCTTGGCCTCCAGCTCGGCGGCCGGAAACGGACAGGCCTCGGCGACCGCCTTCAGATAGGCGTGGTCGCGCACGATCACGTCGACGGGGAAGCCGAACTGCTTCTCGATGGCCTGCGCGAGTCCGGCCGCGAGGGACTCCTCGTCGCCGTGGTCGCTGCCGAAGACCGCCTGGCCGCTCTGCAGGTGCGTGCGTACGGCGTCGTGTCCCAGGCCCGTCATGAGCGTGCGCAGCTCGGCCATCGGGACCTTTCTGCTGCCGCCCACATTGATTCCGCGCAGCAGCGCCGCATACATCGTCATCCACCCACCATAGAGCGGCCGGCCCGGCCGCACCCCGATCATCGTCCCGCACAAAGGTCACTAGATGTAAGGGGCACACTCCTCCCCAGTGGGGAGGCCCCGCGCTCCAAGGGGATGAGTCACGGCCGCCCCACTTCACCGAGCAGCACGACGAGATGCCTTTATCCGGCCCATACCTTCGATGCGAAAGGTGGCGGCAGGGGGCTGCCACCGCACACAAGGGGGCAAGCCCGTCATGGGGAACGGAGATTCGCGGGTGCGGGGCCTCGCCGCGCGGGCCGGCGGCTGGAGCGCACGGCACCGATGGGCGGCCGTCGGCATCTGGGTGCTGTTCGTCGTCCTGGCGATGGGGCTCGGTTCGGCGGCGGGCCGGGTGGACGTCAAGGAGAGCGATCAGCTCAAGGGCGAGACGCACACCGCTGCCAAGATCATCGAGGATGCCGGGATCGAGGAGCCCGCCGGCGAGACGGTCCTCGTCCAGGCGAAGGACGGCGGGCTCAAGGCCACGGACAGCGAGTTCAAGGCGGCCGTCACCGCGGTCGTCCAGGCGGTCCAGGGCACCGGCAAGGTCACGGACGTGCGGTCGCCGTACGACACACAGACGATCTCGAAGGACGGCCGCAGCGCGCTGGTGCAGTTCGACATGCGCGGCGCCTCCGACACCGCGGCTGATCGGGTGGAGCCGGTCCTGAAGGCCGTCGCGGGTGTGCAGAAGGAGCACGAGTCGCTGCGGATCGAGGAGATCGGCGGCGCCAGCATGATGAAGACGTTCAACGACGCGTTCGGGGACGACTTCCAGAAGGCCGAGTTCTCCGCGGTGCCGGTGGCCCTCGGCATTCTGCTCATCGCCTTCGGCGCGCTGGTGGCGGCGCTGCTGCCGGTGGCGCTGGCGATCACCGCGATCATGGCGACGATGGGTCTGATGGGTGTCGTCAGCCATGTCATGCCGATGAGCGACACCGCCAACTCGGTGATGCTGCTCGTGGGTCTGGCCGTCGGCGTCGACTACTGCCTGTTCTACCTGCGCCGCGAGCGCGAGGAGCGCGCCGCGGGACGTGACGCGAAGACGGCCCTGCGGATCGCCGCCGCGACCAGCGGCCGCGCGATCATCGTCTCCGGTATCACGGTGTGCGTGGCGATGGCAGGCATGCTGTTCACCGGGCTCGTCACCTTCGAAGGGATGGGCCTGGCCTCGCTGATGGTCGTGGCCGTGGCCATGGTCGGGTCGGTGACGGTGCTGCCGGCGCTCCTCTCGCTGCTGGGCGAGCGGGTCGAGAAGGGCCGTATCCCCTTCCTGCACAAGGCCATGCAGCGGCGTGCCGCCCGCACCAACGGGGAGAGCCCGTTCTGGACCGCCGTCCTGCGCGGCGTGCTCGCCAAGCCGCTCGTCTCCGTCCTCGTGGCGGCCGGCGCCCTGCTGGCGATCGCCGCTCCCGCGGTCGGCATGAAGACCCAGAACCTCACCCTGGACCAGGAGTTCGGCGACTCGCTGCCCATCGTGCAGACGTACAACCGGCTCAACGAGGCCTTCCCGGGCGGCTCCGAGCCGGCCGAGGTGGTCGTCAAGGCGCAGGACATCAACGCTCCCGAGGTCAAGAACGCGCTCGCGCAGTTCAAGGAGCAGGCGATCAGCTCCGGCGCCTCGCAGGGCCCGGTCGAGATCAAGCTGCACGACGCGCAGAACATCGCCTACGTGTACGTCCCGCTGGTCGGCGGTTCCGACCTGGACAAGGCGGGCGCCAGCCTGGACATGCTGCGTGACGAGGTGCGGCCCGCCACGCTCGGCAAGGTCGACGGCGTCCAGGCGCCGATCACCGGGCAGGTCGCCGGGTCGAAGGACTTCAACGACCAGCTGGCGGGAGCCGTCGTCCCGGTCTTCGCGTTCGTCGTGGTCTTCGCCTTCGGGCTGATGCTGCTGTCGTTCCGCTCGCTGACGATCGCGATCACCTCGATCCTGCTGAACCTGCTGTCGGTGGGCGCGGCCTACGGCATCCTCGTGGCCGTCTTCCAGCACGGCTGGGGTGCGTCCCTGGTGGGCGCGGAGGGCGTCGGCGCCATCATCAGCTGGCTGCCGCTGTTCCTCTTCGTGATCCTGTTCGGCCTGTCCATGGACTACCACGTGTTCGTGGTCTCCCGGATCCGCGAGGCACGCATGCGCGGCCGCACGACCAACGCGGCCATCAAGCACGGCGTGGTCACCACGGCCGGTGTCGTCACCAGCGCCGCGGTCATCATGGTCGCCGTCTTCGGGATCTTCGGAACGCTGTCCATGCAGTCCATGAAGCAGATGGGCGTGGGCCTCGCGGCCGCGGTGCTCATCGACGCCACGATCATCCGGGGTGTGCTGCTCCCGGCGGTGATGGCACTCCTCGGCGAGCGCAACTGGTACCTGCCGAAGTGGCTGCACCGGCTGCCGGACCTGACGCACGACGAGTCGCCGGAGGCGATCGCGCCGAAGCTGTCGGACGAGGGGGAGCCGGTCAGGGTCTGAGATCCGAGCCCTGTCACCGACTGAGGGTCCGTTGGTCTCCGGGGGAGCCAACGGGCCCTCGCTCATAGGTACGGTGTCACGCCAGCACCTCGTCCAGCCTCAGCCGGCTCTCCGGCGGCACCTCGCCCCCCGTGCTGCGGCCGTATGACGCGGCGGTGTCCACCCGGCCGGATGGAGTGCGTGCAGCCCCGGCCGTGACCGGGGATGAAGATCGCGCGGTTCGCTGCCACGTACGGCACGCCAGGCCGGATCGGCGACGGCGGACAACGGGTTCTTAGACTGGCCGCCGTCGAGCACGGGCACGGAGGCGGACGATGGACGAGGCACGGGCGCGGGACGTACTGGCCGCGGCGGGGGTGCTCCCCGCGGGGGCCGGGGACGCGCGGCTCCTCGCTCTGGGCGAGAACGCCGTGTTCGCCGCCGGTGACCTGGTCGTCAAGGTGGGCCGCGACGCCGAACTGCTCGGCCGGGCGCGGCGCGAGCTGGACATCGCGGTGTGGCTCGCCGAGGCGGGCGTGCCGGCGGTGCGGGCCGCGGAGACCGGGGCACGGCTGGTGGAGGGGCACCCGGTGACCGTGTGGCACCGGCTGCCCGATCCGGTACGGCCCGCGGAGCCGCGGGACTTGGCGGAACTCCTGCGAGTCGTGCACGCCCTGCCCGCCCCCGCCTTCACCCTGCCGCCGCGCGATCTGCTGGGCGGTGTGGAGCGCTGGCTGCGGCTCGCGGGGGACGCGATCGACCCGGCGGACGCCGCGTACCTGCGCGAGCGGCGGGACGGTTTCGCGGCGGCCGCGGCCGCGCTGACGCCACGTCTGGCGCCCGGACCGATCCACGGCGACGCGCTGCCGCGCAATGTGCACATCGGCCCCGACGGGCCCGTCCTGGTCGACCTGGAGACCTTCTCCGCCGACCTGCGTGAGCACGACCTGGTGGTGATGGCGCTCTCCCGCGACCGGTACGGGTTGCCCGCGGCCGCTTACGACTCGTTCACCGAGGCGTACGGCTGGGATGTGCGGGAGTGGGAGGGGTGCTCCGTGCTGCGGGGCGCGCGGGAGACCGCGAGCTGTGCGTGGGTGGCCCAGCATGCGCCGAGCAGTCCGAAGGCGCTGGTGGAGTTCGAGCGGCGGGTGGCATCGCTGCGCGAGGGGGACGAGACCGTGCGGTGGTATCCGTTCTGAGTCCCGGGCTCACCCGGACGCCGGTTGTCCGGCGTCCCGGTCCTGGATCGTCCCGGCGGCGCGGCGCAGTTCGGCCAACACCGTACGGACCGCCCTGCGGGCCGTGCGTTCGGGACGGTACAGGGCGTCGATGTGCCGTCTGGCCCGGACTCCGCTGAGCGGTCTGAGGACCAGCGCGGGGTGCGGGCGCATGGTCCAGCGCGGCAGCAGGGCCACGCCTCCCCCGGCGGCGACGGCCTCGGCGACCACCGCGAACTCGTTGATGCGGTGGACCAGACGGAGCCGGCGCCCCGCCGCCGCGGAGACGGCCTCGAGGGTCGCCAGGATCGGGAAGCCGTCGTGCGCG includes these proteins:
- a CDS encoding MMPL family transporter; the encoded protein is MGNGDSRVRGLAARAGGWSARHRWAAVGIWVLFVVLAMGLGSAAGRVDVKESDQLKGETHTAAKIIEDAGIEEPAGETVLVQAKDGGLKATDSEFKAAVTAVVQAVQGTGKVTDVRSPYDTQTISKDGRSALVQFDMRGASDTAADRVEPVLKAVAGVQKEHESLRIEEIGGASMMKTFNDAFGDDFQKAEFSAVPVALGILLIAFGALVAALLPVALAITAIMATMGLMGVVSHVMPMSDTANSVMLLVGLAVGVDYCLFYLRREREERAAGRDAKTALRIAAATSGRAIIVSGITVCVAMAGMLFTGLVTFEGMGLASLMVVAVAMVGSVTVLPALLSLLGERVEKGRIPFLHKAMQRRAARTNGESPFWTAVLRGVLAKPLVSVLVAAGALLAIAAPAVGMKTQNLTLDQEFGDSLPIVQTYNRLNEAFPGGSEPAEVVVKAQDINAPEVKNALAQFKEQAISSGASQGPVEIKLHDAQNIAYVYVPLVGGSDLDKAGASLDMLRDEVRPATLGKVDGVQAPITGQVAGSKDFNDQLAGAVVPVFAFVVVFAFGLMLLSFRSLTIAITSILLNLLSVGAAYGILVAVFQHGWGASLVGAEGVGAIISWLPLFLFVILFGLSMDYHVFVVSRIREARMRGRTTNAAIKHGVVTTAGVVTSAAVIMVAVFGIFGTLSMQSMKQMGVGLAAAVLIDATIIRGVLLPAVMALLGERNWYLPKWLHRLPDLTHDESPEAIAPKLSDEGEPVRV
- a CDS encoding phosphotransferase enzyme family protein, which gives rise to MDEARARDVLAAAGVLPAGAGDARLLALGENAVFAAGDLVVKVGRDAELLGRARRELDIAVWLAEAGVPAVRAAETGARLVEGHPVTVWHRLPDPVRPAEPRDLAELLRVVHALPAPAFTLPPRDLLGGVERWLRLAGDAIDPADAAYLRERRDGFAAAAAALTPRLAPGPIHGDALPRNVHIGPDGPVLVDLETFSADLREHDLVVMALSRDRYGLPAAAYDSFTEAYGWDVREWEGCSVLRGARETASCAWVAQHAPSSPKALVEFERRVASLREGDETVRWYPF